The following are from one region of the Streptomyces changanensis genome:
- a CDS encoding anthranilate synthase family protein, with translation MTGPHAAPPSRPTTAELLDAVLGERPPAFALLHRPEANGPGILDVLVGDVTPLADLAHIPLPDSDSDSGPGPAPGPGGTESAQAGPRHDVLVLVPYRQIRERGFDCVDDGAPLLAMTVRDQRTVPTAEVLDRFPDAPVTVSGGHFDVADDDYAETVRRVVKEEIGEGEGANFVIKRSFVTDIDDYTPRSALTFFRRLLEVEINAYWTFVVHTGTRTFVGATPERHLTLSGGVATMNPISGTYRYPPSGPTLPGVMDFLADRKESDELYMVLDEELKMMARICEPGVRVVGPRLKEMARLAHTEYVIEGACDGDVRDALRETMFAPTVTGSPLESACRVIGRHEPGGRGYYSGVLALVGRDAADRRTLDSAILIRTADIDATGRARIGVGATLVRHSDPLSEVAETRAKVSGLLAALSGGGPARLADHPDVRGALERRNATIAAFWLGTDTTAGTAPEDAAPAPTAVPSPTAVPSPTAVPSPTAVPSPRAAATPAAGPATGSAATGPVRHAARLVGRKTLVVDAEDTFTSMLDHQLRTLGTAVTVCRWDAVPPLDGYDLVVLGPGPGDPRAAGHPKIAALDAAAGALLASRRPFLAVCLSHQVLATRLGFPIRRRATPNQGLQKRIDLFGTAERVGFYNTFAARAEAETRQVDGVGPVQVCRDPETGEVHALRGPRFSSIQFHAESVLTQNGPRILGSLIERAMT, from the coding sequence GTGACCGGCCCGCACGCCGCGCCACCGTCGCGGCCGACCACCGCCGAACTGCTCGACGCCGTCCTCGGGGAGCGGCCCCCCGCCTTCGCCCTGCTCCACCGGCCGGAGGCGAACGGTCCGGGGATCCTGGACGTCCTCGTCGGTGACGTCACCCCCCTGGCCGACCTGGCCCACATCCCGCTCCCGGACTCCGACTCCGACTCGGGCCCCGGTCCCGCCCCCGGCCCCGGCGGCACGGAGTCGGCGCAGGCCGGGCCGCGCCACGACGTGCTCGTCCTCGTCCCGTACCGGCAGATCCGCGAACGCGGCTTCGACTGCGTCGACGACGGCGCTCCGCTGCTCGCGATGACGGTCCGCGACCAGCGGACGGTGCCGACCGCCGAGGTCCTCGACCGCTTCCCGGACGCGCCCGTGACCGTCTCCGGCGGCCACTTCGACGTGGCCGACGACGACTACGCCGAGACCGTGCGCCGGGTGGTCAAGGAGGAGATCGGCGAGGGCGAGGGCGCCAACTTCGTCATCAAGCGGTCCTTCGTCACCGACATCGACGACTACACGCCCCGCAGCGCCCTGACGTTCTTCCGGCGCCTGCTGGAAGTGGAGATCAACGCGTACTGGACGTTCGTCGTCCACACCGGCACGCGGACGTTCGTCGGCGCCACCCCGGAGCGCCACCTCACCCTGTCCGGCGGCGTCGCCACGATGAACCCCATCAGCGGCACCTACCGCTACCCGCCGTCCGGACCGACCCTGCCCGGGGTGATGGACTTCCTCGCCGACCGCAAGGAGTCCGACGAGCTCTACATGGTCCTCGACGAGGAGCTCAAGATGATGGCGCGCATCTGCGAGCCGGGGGTCCGCGTCGTCGGGCCGCGGCTCAAGGAGATGGCGCGGCTCGCCCACACCGAGTACGTCATCGAGGGGGCCTGCGACGGCGACGTCCGGGACGCGCTCCGCGAGACGATGTTCGCGCCCACCGTCACGGGCAGCCCCCTGGAGAGCGCCTGCCGGGTCATCGGGCGGCACGAGCCGGGCGGCCGCGGCTACTACAGCGGTGTCCTCGCCCTCGTCGGCCGTGACGCGGCGGACCGCCGCACCCTCGACTCGGCGATCCTCATCCGCACCGCCGACATCGACGCGACCGGCCGGGCCCGCATCGGCGTCGGCGCCACCCTCGTCCGCCACTCCGACCCGCTCTCCGAGGTCGCCGAGACCCGCGCCAAGGTCTCCGGGCTCCTCGCCGCGCTGTCCGGCGGCGGTCCGGCCCGGCTCGCCGACCACCCGGACGTCCGCGGCGCGCTGGAGCGGCGCAACGCCACCATCGCCGCCTTCTGGCTCGGCACGGACACGACCGCCGGCACGGCCCCCGAGGACGCCGCGCCCGCGCCCACCGCCGTCCCCTCGCCCACCGCCGTCCCCTCGCCCACCGCCGTCCCCTCGCCCACCGCCGTCCCCTCGCCCCGAGCCGCCGCCACCCCCGCCGCCGGGCCCGCCACGGGGTCCGCCGCCACCGGCCCGGTACGCCACGCGGCCCGCCTCGTCGGCCGCAAGACGCTCGTCGTCGACGCCGAGGACACCTTCACCTCGATGCTCGACCACCAACTCCGCACGCTGGGCACGGCGGTGACGGTGTGCCGCTGGGACGCGGTCCCGCCGCTCGACGGGTACGACCTCGTCGTCCTCGGCCCCGGCCCGGGCGACCCGCGCGCCGCCGGCCACCCGAAGATCGCCGCCCTGGACGCCGCGGCCGGGGCGCTGCTCGCGTCGCGGCGCCCGTTCCTCGCGGTCTGCCTCAGCCACCAGGTCCTCGCCACCCGCCTCGGCTTCCCGATCCGCCGCCGCGCCACGCCCAACCAGGGCCTGCAGAAGCGGATCGACCTGTTCGGCACGGCCGAGCGCGTCGGGTTCTACAACACCTTCGCCGCGCGCGCCGAGGCGGAGACTCGGCAGGTCGACGGCGTCGGTCCGGTACAGGTCTGCCGCGACCCCGAGACCGGCGAGGTCCACGCGCTGCGCGGGCCGCGCTTCTCCTCGATCCAGTTCCACGCGGAGTCGGTGCTCACCCAGAACGGGCCGCGCATCCTCGGCTCCCTCATCGAAAGGGCGATGACCTGA
- a CDS encoding PhzF family phenazine biosynthesis protein has translation MTAAGVLGTTHRYVVIDAFTDTPLRGNPVAVFFDADDIPAERMQSIAQEMNLSEVTFVLAPKRGGDAHIRIFTPVNELPFAGHPLLGTAVALGETHPGDRLRLETAMGVIAFELERPAGGALTARMEQPIPTWREFDRTDELLAALGVPVPELPVEIYTNGPRHVFVGLGSVEALSRVDPDHRALAAFPDMATNCFAGSGTTWRTRMFSPAYGVTEDAATGSAAGPLAVHLARHGRAGYGRWIDVHQGVEMGRHALMRALAEGEGDRVTSVRVAGAGVPFARGTIHV, from the coding sequence ATGACGGCTGCCGGCGTGCTCGGCACGACCCACCGGTACGTGGTGATCGACGCGTTCACCGACACCCCCCTGCGGGGCAACCCCGTCGCCGTCTTCTTCGACGCCGATGACATCCCCGCCGAGCGGATGCAGAGCATCGCCCAGGAGATGAACCTCTCCGAGGTGACCTTCGTCCTCGCGCCGAAGCGGGGCGGTGACGCCCACATCCGCATCTTCACCCCCGTCAACGAACTGCCGTTCGCCGGTCATCCGCTCCTCGGCACCGCCGTCGCGCTCGGCGAGACCCACCCGGGGGACCGGCTCCGCCTGGAGACGGCGATGGGCGTCATCGCCTTCGAGCTGGAGCGGCCCGCCGGGGGAGCGCTGACGGCCCGGATGGAGCAGCCGATCCCCACCTGGCGGGAGTTCGACCGTACCGACGAGCTGCTGGCCGCCCTCGGCGTGCCCGTGCCGGAGCTGCCCGTCGAGATCTACACCAACGGCCCGCGGCACGTCTTCGTCGGGCTGGGGAGCGTCGAGGCGCTGTCGCGCGTCGACCCCGACCACCGGGCGCTGGCCGCCTTCCCGGACATGGCGACCAACTGCTTCGCCGGCTCGGGGACGACCTGGCGCACCCGGATGTTCTCCCCGGCCTACGGCGTCACCGAGGACGCCGCGACCGGCTCGGCGGCGGGCCCGCTCGCCGTCCACCTCGCCCGCCACGGCCGCGCCGGGTACGGCCGGTGGATCGACGTCCACCAGGGCGTCGAGATGGGCCGGCACGCGCTGATGCGCGCCCTCGCGGAGGGCGAGGGCGACCGCGTGACCTCGGTGCGCGTCGCCGGGGCCGGCGTGCCCTTCGCACGCGGCACGATCCACGTCTGA
- the phzG gene encoding phenazine biosynthesis FMN-dependent oxidase PhzG, which translates to MSSQFESLTGAVDDPFPEYDAPPGEPMGLVRAWVSGAVEAGVREPLALALATADARGRASNRTVAVLDVSAEGLLFTSHSTSRKGREIAGTGWASGLFYWRETGRQLIVSGPVDVLDGAEADRLWAARAVPLHAMTTASRQSDPLTDVEGLRREADRLAAGGSPLPRPERFVGYRLRPEAVEFWCAAADRLHRRLRYDSAPAGWRAVRLQP; encoded by the coding sequence GTGAGCAGCCAGTTCGAGAGCCTGACCGGAGCGGTCGACGACCCGTTCCCGGAGTACGACGCGCCGCCCGGCGAGCCGATGGGGCTGGTGCGGGCGTGGGTGTCCGGTGCCGTGGAGGCGGGGGTGCGCGAGCCGCTCGCCCTCGCCCTCGCCACGGCCGACGCCCGGGGCCGCGCCTCCAACCGGACCGTCGCCGTCCTCGACGTCTCCGCCGAGGGCCTGCTCTTCACCAGCCACAGCACCAGCCGCAAGGGCCGCGAGATCGCCGGGACGGGGTGGGCGTCGGGGCTCTTCTACTGGCGCGAGACGGGCCGCCAGCTGATCGTCTCCGGCCCGGTGGACGTCCTGGACGGCGCGGAGGCGGACCGGCTGTGGGCGGCGCGGGCCGTACCGCTGCACGCGATGACGACGGCGTCCCGGCAGAGCGACCCGCTCACCGACGTCGAGGGTCTGCGCCGGGAGGCGGACCGGCTGGCCGCGGGCGGCTCGCCGCTGCCGCGGCCCGAGCGGTTCGTCGGGTACCGGCTGCGGCCGGAAGCGGTCGAGTTCTGGTGCGCCGCCGCCGACCGGCTGCACCGGCGGCTGCGCTACGACAGCGCCCCGGCCGGCTGGCGGGCCGTACGGCTCCAGCCGTGA